One Erpetoichthys calabaricus chromosome 9, fErpCal1.3, whole genome shotgun sequence genomic region harbors:
- the LOC114657225 gene encoding leukotriene B4 receptor 1-like: MLPSIILGFCFLVGAPGNALVIGVILSQTKRLTFTLRLIANLAVTDLLALLVLPFWIYALVDSWIYGWLGCKILSFVVYCSMYASIFSVLMLSLHRCVLVLAPLWRWKSKGVKLGNRQSVCLLAGLWCASALLTVPVLEPRSVMLRDGRFSCIASAYTSIAHKVALLLLETLLGFVLPFLVIAISYCLISKRITERGFLWRRRLTRLTAWIVFTFFIFWFPYHLVNLVKVGAMLRLGDSEDLHIPSVWVNAAGALTFINSCLNPFIYAFTTIRPRKDTHDQSTWKQLCQSCWSQLREDLPSQIGSEESRKAAVRRVDSSNS; encoded by the coding sequence ATGCTGCCTAGTATCATTTTGGGGTTCTGCTTTCTGGTGGGCGCCCCTGGAAACGCACTGGTTATCGGAGTCATCCTTTCGCAGACCAAGCGCCTGACTTTCACCCTGAGGCTGATCGCCAACCTGGCCGTCACCGATCTATTGGCGCTTCTCGTCCTGCCTTTCTGGATCTATGCTCTGGTGGACTCCTGGATTTACGGCTGGCTAGGGTGCAAAATCTTGTCCTTCGTTGTGTATTGCTCCATGTACGCCAGCATCTTCTCGGTGTTGATGCTGAGCCTGCATCGCTGCGTTCTGGTGCTAGCACCCCTCTGGAGATGGAAATCAAAAGGAGTGAAACTTGGCAACAGGCAAAGTGTCTGTCTGCTGGCTGGACTGTGGTGTGCCTCCGCCTTGCTAACAGTGCCAGTTCTTGAACCACGCAGCGTGATGCTGCGGGACGGACGTTTTAGCTGCATCGCCTCAGCATACACGTCCATAGCGCATAAAGTTGCACTGCTGTTACTGGAGACTCTGCTGGGCTTCGTCCTACCGTTCCTCGTTATAGCGATCTCCTACTGTCTCATCTCGAAACGCATCACTGAGCGGGGCTTCTTGTGGAGAAGGCGGCTGACCAGACTCACAGCATGGATTGTATTCACCTTCTTCATCTTTTGGTTCCCTTACCATCTGGTTAACTTGGTGAAAGTGGGCGCTATGCTTCGACTTGGCGACAGCGAGGACCTGCACATCCCCAGCGTCTGGGTAAACGCTGCTGGCGCTTTGACTTTTATCAACAGTTGCTTGAATCCCTTCATATACGCGTTTACTACCATTAGACCAAGAAAGGACACACATGATCAGTCGACGTGGAAACAGTTATGTCAGTCGTGCTGGTCGCAACTCAGAGAGGACTTGCCATCTCAGATTGGTAGTGAGGAGTCGCGCAAAGCTGCAGTCAGGCGTGTAGACTCCTCCAACAGCTGA